In Oncorhynchus kisutch isolate 150728-3 linkage group LG5, Okis_V2, whole genome shotgun sequence, a genomic segment contains:
- the LOC109891281 gene encoding green-sensitive opsin-2, with protein MQNGTEGSNFYIPMSNRTGLVRSPFLYQQYYLAPPWQYYCLAVYTFFLICFGFPINGLTLYVTATNKKLRQPLNFILVNLAAAGMIMVLFGFTITITSAVNGYFIWGPLGCAIEGFMATLGGEVALWSLVVLAVERYIVVCKPMGSFTFTSTHAGAGVAFTWIAAMACAAPPLLGWSRYIPEGMQCSCGPDYYTLAEGFNNESYVIYMFSCHFIIPVCLIAFTYGSLVLTVKAAAASQQDSASTQKAEKEVTRMCILMVCGFMIAWTPYATLAAYIFFNKGIAFSAQSMAIPAFFSKSSALFNPIIYVLMNKQFRGCMLAAVGMKAEEDETSVSTSKTEVSSVGPA; from the exons ATGCAGAACGGCACAGAAGGAAGCAACTTCTACATTCCCATGTCCAACCGGACTGGGCTTGTAAGGAGTCCTTTTCTATACCAACAATACTACTTGGCGCCTCCATGGCAATACTATTGTCTTGCTGTCTATACGTTCTTCCTGATCTGCTTTGGATTCCCCATCAACGGTCTGACCCTGTATGTCACAGCCACAAACAAGAAGCTCCGGCAACCCCTTAACTTCATCCTGGTCAACTTGGCTGCAGCTGGAATGATCATGGTCCTCTTTGGattcaccatcaccatcacatcTGCTGTCAATGGTTACTTCATCTGGGGACCATTGGGctgtgccattgagggcttcatGGCTACACTTGGAG GTGAGGTTGCCCTGTGGTCTCTGGTAGTGCTGGCTGTCGAGAGATACATTGTGGTCTGCAAGCCCATGGGCAGCTTCACGTTCACTTCCACCCATGCTGGTGCTGGTGTTGCATTCACCTGGATAGCTGCTATGGCTTGTGCTGCTCCCCCACTGCTTGGCTGGTCCAG GTACATCCCAGAGGGCATGCAATGCTCATGTGGACCTGACTACTACACCTTGGCCGAAGGCTTCAACAATGAATCATATGTGATCTACATGTTCAGCTGCCACTTCATCATCCCAGTCTGTTTGATCGCCTTCACTTATGGAAGTCTTGTCCTCACAGTCAAGGCG GCTGCAGCTTCCCAGCAGGACTCAGCATCTACCCAGAAAGCTGAGAAGGAAGTGACACGTATGTGCATCCTGATGGTTTGTGGTTTCATGATCGCCTGGACCCCCTATGCCACCCTCGCTGCCTATATCTTCTTCAACAAAGGAATTGCCTTCAGTGCCCAGTCCATGGCTATACCTGCCTTCTTCTCCAAGAGCTCAGCCTTGTTCAACCCCATTATCTATGTGTTGATGAACAAACAG TTCCGTGGCTGCATGCTGGCCGCTGTAGGGATGAAAGCAGAAGAAGATGAAACTTCTGTGTCAACAAGCAAGACAGAAGTGTCTTCTGTGGGCCCTGCATAG